The Desulfuromonadales bacterium DNA window ATCTGCCTGCTCGTCCTGCTGTTCAGGTCCCGCGATCCTTTCGGCGCGGCGGTCTGCCTCTGGTGGCTGGGCGAGAACTTTCTCGACATCGCCCCCTACATAAACGATTCCCGTGCCGGCGAACTGCCGCTGCTCGGCGGCAATTTCGGGCATTCCTCCCCCTACGGCTTCCACGACTGGGAATTCATCCTCACGGAGACGGGTTTGCTGCGTTACGACCACCTCCTCGCGGCGGCCTCACACCACTTCGGAGCACTGCTGATGGTCGCCGCCACGGTGTGGGGAGGATTGATTCTTTACCGGCAATTCAGGCCCTGCCAAGAGCACCCGCGCACTAATGGAACACACGAGGCATGAGCCACAAGCAACCCATCAAGGGTTTCAAGGATTTGTGGAAAGAACGCCGGGCGGTCCGCTGCAGCGCTGCCACCGCCGCTGGTGCCAGTCGAAATGCTCCCGCGGCCGAAAATGGTCCTTGTAGTCCATGGCCGGGCAGCCGGGTACGTAATAACCCAGGTAGTAATACGGCAGGCCGAGCCGGCGGGTGTGCTCGATCTCCTGCAGGACGCTGAAGATGCCGAGGCTGCGGCCGGCAAGCCGGGGGTCGAAGCAGAAGTAGACGCTGCTCAGGCAATCCGCCCCGACATCCAGAAAACCGAGGCCGGCGAGTTCCTCGCCCAGGTGGATTTCCGTCTGCAGCGATGGACAGGACGGCAGGTAGAAGTGGAAAAGGAACTCCTCGGGATCGGTCTCCCGGCCGAAGCGGATGCCCGAATGTTCCTGGTAGAGGTTGTAGATTTCTTCACGGAGCCGCAACGGACCGAAGGAAACCCGCAGGTCGGCGTTTCGGCGCAGCACCCGGCGCTGGCTGCGCGAGGGCGCGAACTCCGCCACCGGCACCCGCAGGGGGATGCATTGACGGCAGTCGGGACAGGCGGGACGAAAGTAATAGGGGCCGAATTTGCGCCAGCCGGCCTCGAAGCAGGAGGCGACTTCGACGGCGGACAACTGGCTGGCCAGAAAGTACTCGTACTGCTTGCGCCGCCCCGGCAGATAGGGGCAGGGAGCGAGCTCTTCGAGTTGCGCTGTTTTGAGAACCTGCATGAACGGGCCTTTTCGAGGGTGTCGACCAGGCGACCGGGGGCTTTCGGCCAGCATGGCACAGCTGTCCGGCGCCCGTCAACGGCCAGGCGAAGGCCATAACTCCCCCGGGCGGCGTCCTGACTCCGGCGGCGCCGAAGAAGCCTGGTTCTGTTGCTTTACCGCAACCGGAATGCTATAAGGAACGCCGACCACCTTCTTTTCGTTTCGAGTCCACCCATGCCGTCCCTCACCGACATCCGCCGCCGGCTCGCCAACCGGCAGCCCTGCCCGCTGACGCCCGGCTCGCGCCGGCACGCCGCCGTCGCCATGATCCTGCGCGAGGCGGCGCATGGCCCGGAGATTCTTTTCATCGAACGGTCCCGGCACGAGAGCGACCCCTGGTCGGGCGACCTCGGTTTTCCCGGCGGCA harbors:
- a CDS encoding arginyltransferase is translated as MQVLKTAQLEELAPCPYLPGRRKQYEYFLASQLSAVEVASCFEAGWRKFGPYYFRPACPDCRQCIPLRVPVAEFAPSRSQRRVLRRNADLRVSFGPLRLREEIYNLYQEHSGIRFGRETDPEEFLFHFYLPSCPSLQTEIHLGEELAGLGFLDVGADCLSSVYFCFDPRLAGRSLGIFSVLQEIEHTRRLGLPYYYLGYYVPGCPAMDYKDHFRPREHFDWHQRRWQRCSGPPGVLSTNP